In Paraconexibacter algicola, the following proteins share a genomic window:
- a CDS encoding M28 family metallopeptidase — protein sequence MPRPVISTVLAVLAATAATVALAACGDSSDGEARATAPTATATAARSAADPDPAVPTATLTRFDGARAMSLLRYQVSFGQRPAGSTALRKLAPQLARRLPRGRLVPVPGHPGLQNVVGRIPGRRPAIVIGAHYDTEAQPPGFVGANDGAAGTAGVIEVARAMRKLSRPKDARELRFVLFDGEEEPLGQSDADFYEVALRGSKAYARANARSTRAMILLDYVAGIGQRIPREGSSDEGLWRRLRVAARRAGVLDVFPKGTGATLFDDHTPFLNEGIPAIDLIDFTYEHRDTVQDTPDKTSEQALDAVGETVVELLRGLDASGY from the coding sequence GTGCCCCGCCCCGTGATCTCGACCGTGCTCGCCGTCCTGGCCGCGACGGCGGCGACCGTCGCGCTCGCCGCCTGCGGCGACTCCTCCGACGGGGAGGCGCGGGCGACGGCCCCGACGGCGACCGCGACCGCCGCCCGGTCCGCCGCGGACCCCGACCCGGCGGTCCCGACGGCGACGCTCACGCGGTTCGACGGCGCGCGGGCGATGTCGCTGCTGCGCTACCAGGTCTCGTTCGGGCAGCGGCCCGCCGGCTCGACGGCCCTGCGGAAGCTCGCGCCGCAGCTCGCCCGGCGGCTGCCCCGCGGGCGGCTCGTCCCGGTGCCCGGCCATCCGGGACTGCAGAACGTCGTCGGTCGCATCCCGGGCCGCCGGCCCGCGATCGTCATCGGCGCGCACTACGACACCGAGGCGCAGCCACCGGGGTTCGTCGGCGCCAACGACGGCGCCGCCGGGACCGCCGGGGTCATCGAGGTGGCACGGGCGATGCGCAAGCTGTCGCGGCCGAAGGACGCGCGCGAGCTGCGGTTCGTGCTGTTCGACGGGGAGGAGGAGCCGCTGGGGCAGTCCGACGCGGACTTCTACGAGGTCGCGCTGCGCGGCTCGAAGGCCTACGCGCGCGCCAACGCGCGCTCGACGCGCGCGATGATCCTCCTGGACTACGTCGCCGGGATCGGGCAGCGCATCCCGCGCGAGGGATCCAGCGACGAGGGCCTGTGGCGGCGGCTGCGGGTCGCGGCACGCCGCGCCGGGGTCCTCGACGTCTTCCCGAAGGGCACGGGCGCCACGCTGTTCGACGACCACACGCCGTTCCTCAACGAGGGCATCCCGGCGATCGACCTGATCGACTTCACCTACGAGCACCGCGACACGGTGCAGGACACGCCCGACAAGACCTCCGAGCAGGCGCTCGACGCCGTCGGCGAGACGGTCGTCGAGCTCCTGCGCGGCCTGGACGCCTCGGGCTACTGA
- the tenA gene encoding thiaminase II has protein sequence MSFSDELRARSADLWEAQHAHPFVRGIADGTLDPRCFEHYVRQDYVFLIEYARLLALGAARAPDLETMRRFADLAQAILGEEMELHRGVARDLGIDAAALEREAPAAATRAYTDFLLRTATLGDFAELAAALLPCMWGYAEIGERLAREPAPADRPAAYTAWIATYADPEFQRLAAWSRALVDRAADGLPEAHRARMHAAFAGCSRLELAFWEMGWTRAR, from the coding sequence GTGAGCTTCAGCGACGAGCTCCGCGCGCGGAGCGCCGATCTCTGGGAGGCCCAGCACGCGCACCCGTTCGTCCGCGGGATCGCCGACGGCACGCTCGACCCGCGGTGCTTCGAGCACTACGTCCGCCAGGACTACGTGTTCCTCATCGAGTACGCGCGGCTGCTGGCCCTCGGCGCGGCCCGGGCGCCCGACCTGGAGACGATGCGCCGCTTCGCCGACCTCGCGCAGGCGATCCTGGGGGAGGAGATGGAGCTGCACCGGGGGGTCGCCCGCGATCTCGGGATCGACGCCGCCGCGCTGGAGCGCGAGGCGCCGGCGGCCGCGACGCGGGCCTACACGGACTTCCTGCTGCGCACCGCGACGCTCGGGGACTTCGCCGAGCTCGCCGCGGCGCTGCTGCCGTGCATGTGGGGCTACGCGGAGATCGGGGAGCGCCTCGCCCGGGAGCCCGCGCCCGCCGACCGGCCGGCCGCGTACACGGCCTGGATCGCCACGTACGCCGACCCGGAGTTCCAGCGGCTCGCCGCGTGGAGCCGCGCGCTCGTCGACCGGGCGGCCGACGGCCTGCCCGAGGCCCACCGCGCCCGGATGCACGCGGCGTTCGCCGGGTGCTCCCGGCTGGAGCTCGCCTTCTGGGAGATGGGATGGACCCGTGCGCGATGA
- a CDS encoding S8 family peptidase, which yields MPGPTRQRGGTLTVLALFAMVLGPAPTATASTATGRVLVTLDRPAGSAEGPRATAAAVRALTARAGARATGIAVPHLDTVVVRPPAGVGPAAFASRLRALPGVAHAEAEQRHTPRFVPDDPALVTPEPRASPDTPLQWWVARTGLFAAWDVTRGEGARVAVIDTGVDAAHPDFAGRIIDAVDLDDRGGGDARTDETGHGTHVASMACAAGDDGIGITGAGLGCRMLVYKSDLSDSSIARAIVAAADAGAHAITMSFGTDGRQPAARVLVEALRYAVDQGAVPVAAAADEPVQEQGDPSNVLQPTGTGPDITQGLGLSVTAANFVDERASFAGFGSQISLAAYGAFNVSGGPRGLFGAFPGQTTELERGGLFDAGCSCRATLNGDDRYAYLQGTSMATPIVAAVAALVRDLNPDLSVAEVVRLLKETARRPAGTGWTAELGWGIVDAGAAVTAARALDRAAPTSRLRRPGRPRDGRLTLRWTSADRAPARLTASGVARVELWRSANGRPARRIASSRTGSARVRVARGSRYAFYTVAVDRAGNREAPPPRPDTRVRVPAREPRR from the coding sequence ATGCCCGGCCCGACCCGACAGCGCGGAGGAACGCTCACGGTCCTCGCTCTGTTCGCCATGGTCCTCGGCCCGGCGCCGACGGCCACCGCGAGCACCGCGACCGGCCGGGTCCTCGTGACGCTCGACCGGCCCGCCGGGTCGGCCGAGGGCCCGCGCGCGACCGCCGCGGCGGTCCGGGCGCTCACGGCGCGCGCCGGTGCCCGCGCGACCGGGATCGCGGTGCCGCACCTGGACACCGTCGTCGTGCGCCCGCCGGCCGGGGTCGGCCCCGCGGCGTTCGCGTCCCGGCTGCGCGCCCTGCCGGGCGTGGCCCACGCGGAGGCCGAGCAGCGGCACACCCCGCGGTTCGTGCCCGACGACCCGGCCCTCGTGACGCCCGAGCCGCGGGCGTCACCGGACACGCCGCTGCAGTGGTGGGTCGCGCGGACCGGGCTGTTCGCGGCCTGGGACGTCACCCGCGGCGAGGGCGCGCGCGTCGCGGTGATCGACACCGGCGTGGACGCCGCGCACCCGGACTTCGCCGGCCGGATCATCGACGCCGTCGACCTCGACGACCGTGGCGGTGGGGACGCGCGCACCGACGAGACGGGGCACGGCACCCACGTCGCCTCGATGGCGTGCGCGGCCGGTGACGACGGGATCGGCATCACCGGCGCGGGGCTCGGCTGCCGGATGCTCGTCTACAAGTCCGACCTGTCGGACTCGAGCATCGCCCGGGCGATCGTCGCGGCCGCCGACGCGGGGGCGCACGCGATCACGATGAGCTTCGGCACCGACGGCCGGCAGCCCGCCGCACGCGTCCTCGTCGAGGCCCTGCGGTACGCGGTCGACCAGGGCGCGGTGCCGGTGGCCGCGGCCGCCGACGAGCCGGTGCAGGAGCAGGGCGACCCGAGCAACGTCCTGCAGCCCACCGGGACCGGGCCCGACATCACCCAGGGCCTAGGCCTGTCGGTGACCGCCGCGAACTTCGTCGACGAGCGGGCGAGCTTCGCCGGCTTCGGCTCCCAGATCTCCCTCGCGGCCTACGGGGCGTTCAACGTCAGCGGCGGGCCGCGCGGCCTCTTCGGCGCGTTCCCCGGACAGACCACCGAGCTCGAGCGGGGCGGCCTGTTCGACGCCGGCTGCAGCTGCCGCGCGACCCTGAACGGGGACGACCGCTACGCCTACCTGCAGGGCACCTCGATGGCGACCCCGATCGTGGCCGCGGTCGCCGCGCTCGTGCGCGACCTCAACCCGGACCTGTCGGTCGCGGAGGTCGTGCGGCTGCTGAAGGAGACCGCGCGCCGGCCGGCCGGGACCGGCTGGACCGCGGAGCTCGGCTGGGGCATCGTCGACGCGGGAGCCGCCGTCACCGCGGCACGCGCCCTGGACCGTGCCGCGCCGACCTCGCGGCTGCGCCGCCCCGGTCGGCCGCGTGACGGCCGCCTGACCCTGCGCTGGACGAGCGCCGATCGCGCACCGGCCCGCCTGACCGCCAGCGGCGTCGCCCGGGTGGAGCTCTGGCGCTCGGCCAACGGGCGTCCGGCGCGGCGCATCGCGAGCTCGCGCACGGGCAGCGCGCGCGTGCGGGTCGCGCGCGGCAGTCGCTACGCCTTCTACACCGTGGCGGTCGACCGGGCGGGCAACCGCGAGGCGCCACCGCCGCGCCCGGACACCCGCGTGCGCGTGCCCGCACGGGAGCCGCGCCGGTGA
- a CDS encoding metal-sulfur cluster assembly factor, producing MVTVDDVEAALENVIDPELGLSFPELGLIYGISVDGGHVHVTFTLTSPGCPIGPQVIEQIDEFVSELEGVESVESEMTFTPPWTAERMSEDAKFALGY from the coding sequence ATGGTGACCGTTGACGACGTCGAGGCCGCGCTCGAGAACGTGATCGACCCGGAGCTCGGGCTGAGCTTCCCGGAGCTCGGGCTGATCTACGGCATCTCGGTGGACGGCGGGCACGTCCACGTGACGTTCACGCTGACCTCGCCCGGCTGCCCGATCGGCCCGCAGGTCATCGAGCAGATCGACGAGTTCGTCAGCGAGCTCGAGGGCGTCGAGTCCGTCGAGTCGGAGATGACGTTCACGCCGCCGTGGACGGCGGAGCGGATGAGCGAGGACGCCAAGTTCGCGCTCGGCTACTGA
- a CDS encoding STAS domain-containing protein — protein sequence MVDFHDEPPFLRCSGDEDRTTQSRRRRALSRALRARGELVVDLSELAWADASLMLDLMMVARRLRQVGHGMVLRGAQPQIARLIELVGLHRLPGVRVEPAPA from the coding sequence ATCGTCGACTTCCACGATGAGCCCCCGTTCCTGCGCTGCTCCGGCGACGAGGACCGCACGACGCAGAGCCGCCGTCGCCGGGCCCTCTCGCGGGCGCTGCGCGCCCGTGGCGAGCTCGTCGTCGACCTCAGCGAGCTCGCGTGGGCCGACGCGTCGCTGATGCTCGACCTGATGATGGTCGCCCGCCGCCTGCGCCAGGTCGGGCACGGCATGGTGCTGCGCGGCGCGCAGCCGCAGATCGCACGGCTGATCGAGCTCGTCGGCCTGCACCGGCTGCCGGGCGTCCGCGTCGAGCCCGCACCCGCCTGA
- a CDS encoding FxsA family protein — protein sequence MPLLLVLLFLLVPIVELYVIIQVGQAIGVLNTIGILILDSVLGTVLLRSQGRAVWRRFNEALAAGRPPAREVLDGALVIFGGALLLTPGFLSDVLGIVLLLPPTRAVVRRILLRGALSRIAFTVGGPFGAAGANAAMRGRPGPRRPAEDDVVEGTAHEIHDPRKELP from the coding sequence ATGCCGCTCCTCCTGGTCCTCCTGTTCCTGCTCGTCCCGATCGTCGAGCTCTACGTGATCATCCAGGTCGGCCAGGCGATCGGCGTCCTCAACACGATCGGGATCCTGATCCTCGACTCGGTGCTCGGCACCGTGCTGCTGCGCTCGCAGGGTCGCGCGGTCTGGCGGCGCTTCAACGAGGCGCTCGCCGCGGGCCGGCCGCCGGCCCGCGAGGTCCTCGACGGGGCGCTCGTCATCTTCGGCGGCGCGCTGCTGCTGACGCCCGGCTTTCTCTCCGACGTGCTGGGCATCGTGCTGCTGCTGCCGCCCACGCGCGCGGTCGTGCGGCGCATCCTGCTGCGCGGCGCGCTGAGCCGGATCGCGTTCACGGTCGGCGGCCCGTTCGGCGCGGCCGGCGCGAACGCGGCGATGCGCGGCCGTCCGGGACCGCGCCGTCCCGCCGAGGACGACGTCGTCGAGGGCACCGCGCACGAGATCCACGACCCCCGCAAGGAGCTCCCGTGA
- a CDS encoding HAD family hydrolase: protein MSRGVVCDFGGVLTSPLQEAFTAWERLSGVPLSALGTAMTTLTERTGRHPLYELECGRVTEAAFQADLAAQMTVDLGREVTMDGFTETYFANLHPNAELLDYLTVLRGEGVPLALLTNNVREWGPYWRAMFPVDDLFEIVVDSAHVGIRKPDEEIYRMTCERFGRPPEACAFIDDFAHNCEAAAAVGLHPVWYQGDVPATIAAVDAFLGR from the coding sequence ATGAGCCGCGGGGTCGTCTGCGACTTCGGCGGCGTGCTCACCTCGCCGCTGCAGGAGGCCTTCACGGCGTGGGAGCGGCTGTCGGGCGTGCCGCTGAGCGCGCTCGGCACGGCGATGACCACCCTGACGGAGCGCACGGGCCGCCATCCGCTGTACGAGCTCGAGTGCGGCCGCGTGACCGAGGCGGCCTTCCAGGCCGACCTCGCCGCGCAGATGACCGTCGACCTGGGGCGCGAGGTGACGATGGACGGCTTCACCGAGACGTACTTCGCGAACCTGCACCCCAACGCCGAGCTGCTCGACTACCTGACGGTCCTGCGCGGCGAGGGCGTGCCACTGGCGCTGCTGACGAACAACGTCCGCGAGTGGGGCCCGTACTGGCGGGCGATGTTCCCGGTCGACGACCTGTTCGAGATCGTCGTCGACTCCGCGCACGTCGGGATCCGCAAGCCGGACGAGGAGATCTACCGCATGACGTGCGAGCGGTTCGGCCGTCCGCCCGAGGCGTGCGCGTTCATCGACGACTTCGCGCACAACTGCGAGGCCGCCGCCGCGGTCGGCCTGCATCCCGTCTGGTACCAGGGCGACGTGCCCGCCACGATCGCGGCGGTCGACGCGTTCCTGGGACGCTAG
- a CDS encoding RNA polymerase sigma factor gives MATTEDRQDAAQALIARTLAAHHDELRRTARRHSLCEDDAADALQRALELFLRHAARLEPADAHRWLFTVTKREAWAVRAERQRLLPGGSADEVDRSDTRHVPPPDERLLERERLDRTTEALGHLKPAELQALWLKAAGASYEEIARDLGWTRTKVNRSLAEGRARLRARIAGIESGEECDRWRPLLGALRSGRAAPEDLVAARRHVRNCPACRAELRTAHRSRGPLALAPLAVGLWVALQERAVGSAARAQAAVEALTGGKAAAVAASAAAIAGGGAVAVERVVVPPRGAQQERAARPGPPTEPPARAARARPVTVPAATVATAARTAVSRPVAPTVDPDRGRTRRSARRTATAASSGGGGEFGPGTLEDPGPAERPAPAVVPRAAVASARAAQPAPPASGAAAAPAPSAARAPTRRAPSGGDSGDLLP, from the coding sequence GTGGCGACGACGGAGGACCGGCAGGACGCGGCGCAGGCGCTGATCGCGCGGACGCTCGCCGCACACCACGACGAGCTGCGGCGCACCGCGCGCCGGCACAGCCTCTGCGAGGACGACGCCGCCGACGCGCTGCAGCGCGCGCTGGAGCTGTTCCTGCGCCACGCCGCCCGGCTGGAGCCTGCCGACGCGCACCGCTGGCTCTTCACCGTCACCAAGCGGGAGGCGTGGGCGGTCCGCGCCGAGCGCCAGCGGCTGCTGCCCGGGGGCAGCGCCGACGAGGTCGACCGCAGCGACACCCGGCACGTCCCGCCGCCGGACGAGCGCCTGCTCGAGCGCGAGCGCCTGGACCGCACGACCGAGGCGCTCGGGCACCTCAAGCCGGCGGAGCTGCAGGCGCTCTGGCTGAAGGCCGCGGGTGCGAGCTACGAGGAGATCGCCCGCGATCTGGGCTGGACGCGAACGAAGGTCAACCGCTCGCTCGCCGAGGGCCGCGCGCGACTGCGCGCCCGGATCGCGGGGATCGAGTCCGGGGAGGAGTGCGACCGCTGGCGACCGCTGCTCGGGGCGCTGCGGTCCGGACGCGCGGCACCGGAGGACCTCGTCGCCGCCCGGCGTCACGTGCGCAACTGTCCGGCCTGCCGCGCGGAGCTGCGCACGGCGCACCGCTCCCGCGGGCCGCTGGCGCTCGCCCCGCTGGCGGTCGGGCTCTGGGTGGCGCTGCAGGAGCGCGCGGTCGGCTCCGCCGCGCGGGCCCAGGCGGCGGTCGAGGCGCTCACCGGCGGCAAGGCCGCCGCGGTCGCCGCGTCGGCCGCCGCGATCGCGGGTGGTGGGGCGGTCGCGGTCGAGCGCGTCGTGGTCCCGCCGCGCGGGGCGCAGCAGGAGCGCGCCGCGCGCCCGGGCCCGCCCACCGAGCCGCCGGCGCGAGCGGCCCGCGCGCGGCCGGTCACGGTGCCGGCCGCGACCGTGGCGACGGCGGCGCGGACGGCGGTGTCCCGCCCGGTCGCACCGACCGTGGACCCTGATCGGGGGCGCACCCGTCGGAGCGCCCGGCGGACCGCGACCGCCGCCTCGAGCGGTGGCGGCGGCGAGTTCGGCCCCGGCACGCTGGAGGACCCGGGGCCGGCCGAGCGCCCGGCGCCGGCCGTCGTGCCGCGCGCCGCCGTCGCGTCGGCCCGGGCCGCGCAACCGGCCCCGCCGGCGTCCGGCGCGGCGGCCGCGCCGGCCCCGTCCGCCGCGCGCGCACCCACGCGCCGCGCGCCGTCGGGCGGCGACTCCGGGGACCTCCTGCCGTGA
- a CDS encoding TetR/AcrR family transcriptional regulator, with protein MTTAEGPPAGKRERTKAANRRAILDAALEVFGDLGYGAATVRDIVRRTELATGTFYNYFPDKESVLRALLEDAAPAARARVRQARLEGTSVEEFISNGYRAYYAFLVEDRRLLAVLRRNAGTIRSMIDEPALGSATEDLADDIRRGIAAGYLPDVDPEVLAGAMVGAGFEIGVRMLDDDAPDVEAAVAFVSAIFVGGLRELSRRTT; from the coding sequence GTGACGACCGCCGAAGGACCCCCCGCCGGCAAGCGCGAGCGGACGAAGGCCGCCAACCGCCGGGCGATCCTCGACGCCGCGCTCGAGGTCTTCGGCGACCTCGGCTACGGCGCGGCGACCGTGCGCGACATCGTGCGCCGGACCGAGCTCGCCACCGGCACCTTCTACAACTACTTCCCCGACAAGGAGAGCGTCCTGCGCGCGCTCCTGGAGGACGCGGCGCCCGCGGCCCGCGCGCGCGTGCGGCAGGCCCGTCTCGAGGGCACGAGCGTCGAGGAGTTCATCTCCAACGGCTACCGCGCCTACTACGCGTTCCTCGTCGAGGACCGGCGGCTGCTGGCCGTGCTGCGCCGCAACGCCGGGACGATCCGCTCGATGATCGACGAGCCCGCGCTGGGCTCCGCGACCGAGGACCTCGCCGACGACATCCGCCGCGGGATCGCCGCCGGCTACCTGCCCGACGTGGACCCCGAGGTGCTCGCCGGAGCGATGGTCGGGGCGGGCTTCGAGATCGGCGTGCGGATGCTCGACGACGACGCGCCGGACGTCGAGGCGGCCGTCGCCTTCGTCTCCGCGATCTTCGTCGGCGGGCTGCGGGAACTCTCCCGGCGCACCACCTGA